From a single Sebastes umbrosus isolate fSebUmb1 chromosome 17, fSebUmb1.pri, whole genome shotgun sequence genomic region:
- the ca4a gene encoding carbonic anhydrase 4a has translation MQKLILPVLLASFWTLCTGSENWCYQSQFACDHQCNAPDNWNHANNNCEGRNQSPINIVTRKTLKDERLTPFQFDNYQQIFRGSIKNNGHSVQVGVPHLSTVSGGGLAGSYKAVQFHLHWGNNGGPGSEHTIDGEQYPMELHIVHMKHQYTDLTTALSDTQGVAVLGFFYERSDSANRKYDPIINALRSIKTANGNTSLPPISLAQLIPAEKNMTSYYRYKGSLTTPGCNEAVVWTVFENPIPLSNEQLRAFSELKFKDGKPMVETFRPVQPLNGRQVYRSGGAVILASSAILLAAIATALRLSQPN, from the exons ATGCAGAAACTCATCCTTCCCGTTCTCCTGGCATCCTTCTGGACACTCTGCACAGGATCAG aAAACTGGTGCTACCAGTCCCAGTTCGCCTGTGATCATCAGTGCAATG CGCCAGACAATTGGAACCACGCCAACAACAACTGTGAAGGAAGAAACCAGTCGCCCATCAACATCGTCACCAGAAAGACTTTGAAAGATGAGCGACTGACTCCTTTCCAGTTCGACAACTACCAGCAGATCTTCAGAGGCTCGATCAAGAACAACGGCCACTCGG TTCAGGTTGGAGTTCCTCACCTGAGCACGGTCTCAGGTGGAGGCCTGGCGGGCAGCTACAAGGCTGTGCAGTTCCACCTGCACTGGGGCAACAACGGAGGGCCTGGCTCCGAACACACCATTGATGGGGAGCAGTATCCCATGGAG CTGCACATTGTTCACATGAAGCACCAGTACACTGATCTGACAACAGCGCTATCAGACACACAGGGAGTTGCAGTCCTTGGGTTCTTCTACGAG AGGTCCGATAGTGCAAACCGAAAGTATGACCCCATCATCAACGCTCTGCGAAGCATCAAAACTGCAA ATGGCAATACGTCTCTGCCTCCCATCTCCCTGGCACAACTAATCCCAGCTGAGAAGAATATGACCTCCTATTACCGCTACAAGGGCTCTCTGACCACCCCAGGGTGCAATGAGGCTGTGGTTTGGACTGTGTTTGAGAATCCCATCCCTCTGAGCAACGAACAG CTGCGGGCGTTCTCCGAGCTCAAGTTTAAGGATGGCAAGCCAATGGTGGAGACCTTCAGGCCGGTCCAGCCCCTGAACGGTCGCCAGGTGTACCGGTCGGGAGGCGCGGTGATCCTGGCCAGCTCCGCCATCCTCCTGGCCGCCATCGCCACGGCCTTGAGACTGTCCCAACCTAACTAG